A genomic window from Struthio camelus isolate bStrCam1 chromosome 2, bStrCam1.hap1, whole genome shotgun sequence includes:
- the RALBP1 gene encoding ralA-binding protein 1 has translation MTECFLPPTSSPSEHRRVEHSGGLARTPSSEEISPTKFPGLYRTGEPSPPHDSLHEPPDIVSDDEKEHGKKKGKFKKKEKRTEGYAAFQEDSSGDEAESPSKLKRSKGIHVFKKPSFSKKKEKDFKIKEKPKDEKHKEDKHKEDKHKEKKSKDLTAADVVKQWKEKKKKKKPIQETEIPQVDVPSHRPVFGIPLADAVDRTMMYDGIRLPAVFRECIDYVEKYGMKCEGIYRVSGIKSKVDELKAAYDREESPNLEEYEPNTVASLLKQYLRELPENLLTKELMPRFEDACGKSTEAEKVQECQRLLKELPECNHLLISWLIVHMDHVIAKELETKMNIQNISIVLSPTVQISNRVLYVFFTHVQEFFGNVTLKQVTKPLRWSNMATMPALPETQESIKEEIRRQEFLLNCLHRDLQAGIKDLSKEERLWEVQRILTALKRKLREAKRQECETKIAQEIASLSKEDVSKEEMNENEEVINILLAQENEILTEQEELLAMEQFLRRQIASEKEEIDRLRAEIAEIQSRQQHGRSETEEYSSESETESEDEEELQVILEDLQRQNEELEIKNNHLNQAIHEEREAIIELRVQLRLLQRAKSEQQVQEEEEPEKRGGVSQQQRDSVLETKAAKEQPKASKEQQVKPSPSKDRKETPI, from the exons ATGACTGAGTGCTTCCTGCCTCCCACTAGCAGCCCCAGTGAACACCGTCGGGTAGAACACAGTGGGGGTCTTGCTCGTACTCCCAGCTCTGAAGAAATCAGTCCTACGAAATTCCCTGGATTGTACCGCACTGGTGAGCCTTCACCACCTCATGACAGCTTGCATGAGCCTCCAGATATAGTATCTGATGATGAAAAGGAgcatgggaagaagaaaggaaaatttaagaagaaggaaaagagaa CGGAAGGTTATGCTGCCTTTCAAGAGGACAGTTCTGGTGATGAAGCTGAAAGTCCTTCCAAGTTGAAGCGGTCCAAGGGAATACATGTCTTCAAGAAAcccagcttttccaaaaaaaaggaaaaggattttaaaataaaagagaaacccAAAGATGAAAAACACAAGGAAGACAAACACAAGGAAGACAAACATAAAGAGAAGAAGTCAAAAGACTTAACTGCAGCAGATGTTGTAAAAcagtggaaagagaagaagaaaaagaaaaagccaattcAGGAGACAGAGATACCTCAAGTGGATGTTCCAAGTCATAGACCTGTGTTTGGCATTCCTTTGGCTGATGCAGTAGACAGGACCATGATGTATGATGGCATCCGCCTGCCAGCAGTTTTCCGTGAATGTATAGATTACGTAGAGAAGTATGGCATGAAATGTGAAGGCATCTACAGAGTTTCAG gaataaaatcAAAAGTTGATGAGCTAAAAGCAGCTTATGATCGAGAAGAATCTCCCAACCTGGAAGAATATGAGCCCAATACAGTAGCCAGCTTGCTGAAACAGTATCTGCGAGAACTGCCTGAAAATTTGCTTACCAAAGAGCTAATGCCCCGCTTTGAAGATGCTTGTGGAAAGAGCACAGAAGCTGAGAAAGTTCAGGAGTGCCAGAGGTTGCTGAAAGAGTTGCCAGAGTGTAACCATCTCCTAATTTCTTGGTTGATTGTGCACATGGATCATGTTATTGCAAaagaactggaaacaaaaatgaacatcCAGAATATTTCTATAGTGCTCAGCCCTACTGTCCAG ATCAGCAACCGTGTCCTGTATGTATTTTTTACACATGTTCAAGAGTTCTTTGGGAATGTGACCCTAAAGCAAGTGACAAAACCTCTTCGCTGGTCAAATATGGCAACAATGCCAGCACTTCCAGAAACACAAGAAAGCATTAAAGAAGAAATTAGACGACAG GAGTTCCTACTGAACTGTTTACACCGAGACTTGCAGGCAGGGATAAAAGACTTATCCAAAGAAGAGAGACTCTGGGAAGTGCAGAGAATTTTAACAGCTCTTAAAAGGAAACTAAGAGAAGCTAAGAGACAG GAGTGTGAAACAAAGATCGCACAAGAAATTGCTAGCCTTTCAAAGGAGGATGTCTccaaagaagaaatgaatgagAATGAAGAAGTTATAAATATTCTGCTTGCACAG GAGAATGAGATTTTAACAGAACAAGAAGAACTGCTGGCCATGGAGCAGTTTCTGCGGAGACAGATTGcctctgagaaagaagaaatagatcGCCTTCGAGCAGAAATAGCTGAAATACAAAG TCGCCAGCAGCATGGTCGAAGTGAAACTGAGGAATACTCTTCTGAGAGTGAAACTGAGAgtgaagatgaggaggagctgcaagTCATCTTGGAAGATTTGCAGAGGCAGAATGAGGAACTGGAG ATAAAGAACAATCACCTGAACCAAGCGATTCATGAGGAGCGAGAGGCCATCATTGAACTGAGAGTACAGCTTCGACTATTGCAGCGAGCTAAATCGGAACAGCAGgtgcaggaagaggaagagccaGAAAAACGCGGGGGTGTTTCTCAGCAGCAAAGAGACAGTGTCCTAGAGACAAAAGCAGCCAAAGAGCAGCCAAAAGCAAGCAAGGAGCAGCAAGTCAAGCCATCACCAAGtaaagacaggaaagaaactcCAATTTGA